The genome window CTTTTTGCATAACAACAATTAACGATACGCAGGATGGATGATGCCAATATCGCGCTCGGTTCTGAACCCTCCGTCAACGTAACGCTGCATTTCATTTCCTTTGATCCGAATTGGGATGCATTCTCCTTGGTAGAAAAGCTCTCCCTCGACGGTGCGAACGGTCATTCCGATGACGGCTTCCAGATGTCCACTACTGTCGGTTACAAGGCGAATTCCTGACGGGCCGTCCAGATGAATATTGCCCTCCTTATATACGGTCATGCGATCCGGGGTGTTCACCAATTCATATCCTATTCCACAGACCTTACGGCTATAAGCCGTGTTGCCAGATACGACCTCACCATGATCCATATCGATGGGGAGCAGTCCGGTAAACCAGAGCTGATTCGATCCAACAGGCATAATTCCGCATAATCGCTCGACATAATCAAGGAGACAGAGGATGGAAGGTGAGTATGTCTCGGTAAAACCTTGTTCTCCGGTCCACGGGCTGAGTACCTGACCAAAACGCTTATCTTTGGACAGAGCAGACAAGATAGGCTGCATAACCCAGGTTAGCTCCACATATCGATGATGATACTCAAATGCGTGTGGTGCCCGGATTAGACTCAGAAAATTGGATGCGCCTCCCCAGCTGTTATAGGAGGAAAACGGATCGAATCGGGGATCATCCATTGAGATCGATGTAAATGGGTATTTAGCGAAAAACTTGCTTGTATTCAACAGGTACCGCCGTAGTAGGTTATCGAACAATTCACGGTTGCCCACCTCGCAGGCCAACACGCGGAGCAGCACATCGGATTGCACTCTGACGAATTCGTCATTGCGATCCCGATCATAGAAGAACATATCCTGTTCGTCGTAACAATAGCGAAAGAGACTTTCCAGGCTGGACTCGGCTTTGGCTTTCCAATCCGTTCCGGACTCCCCCAGCTCCTCAGATATGCGGGATAGATACATGCGCTGACAATAAATATTAGCAGTCAGATCCGGTGCCAGAAAGGGCAGAATCGGAGAATCCGGGTGGTAGGCAGAAGCTTCATTCATATAAGGTGTATCCGGAACATGCCAGAATCGGGGGGATAAGTCATGTCCAGTGTCAAACGTACTGAAGGCCTCTACACAGCCGGTTCCTCGTGTATTACGGTTTCGTGCAATCCATTCATCGTAACGAACCATAGCCTTGTACATGGTGCTCAGGAAAGGTGACTGCTTGCCATCATTATCATGAAGCTGATAGTGGTTCCACACACTGCGTGCCAGTGGAGTGACCAACTGAATTTGCCGGAAAGAAGGCCCGGTAGCCGTGAGTTTATACGGAAGCAATCCATCATCTCTTTGCTGCTCGGCTAATGCGAGGTACGTTGTTTCGGATACGGAAGGCAGCAGGCGAGACAGTAACTCCGCATTGATGGTACCTGTGCTCTCTAACCAACATCCCAGATAGATGCCGCCTTCTTGTAAAATGGGATCGCTGTCTTCCATGGGCAGGATGCAAGCAAGCAATTTTTGCACTGCTGCATAATACGTAGCTTCCATTCGTCCGCCCGATGCTGCAAACCGGACACCCGACGCATGCCATTCCTGTAATAACTGCTGATCTTCCGGTTTAACAGGCTGAACTTGATCCATAATCGACATGTTGCGTAGACGATTCAGTATCTCTTCTGTCATATGTTCCTCCTCACAGCTTCTGCTTATTGATTCGACTCAAAGATGCGAACGGTCCCGTTATAGAAGTCGGAGACAGCCTGTTCCACACTTTTTCGTCCAAATCCGATCTCCTGATTCGTCGTCTGAGCTAATTTGGAGAATTCTGCAAATCCCGGCGGGTTGTAGCTTACGTCAAAAGGTTCAGTCTTCGTAGCTTCAGAGACAAGATTTGTATAGTTATAGACAATCTCCTCCACAGGGCCTGCACCTTCCTGAAGAAGAGTACGATTGGCTTTCGTAACAGGCACGCCGCGGTCATTACCGAGGATTTTGGCTGCTTCCGGATCATGAATCCAGAAGTCCATTAACATTGCCACTTCCTTCGGATGTTTGGTATTCGCGTAACCTGATAATCCCTGACTGGATTCAAATACAACACCCGTTCCCTTAGGACCTCGTGGTACAGGGAGAAGAACCAAAGGATCTTCCGTCAAGCTCTGGAATGCAGCGAGCTGGTTGGATGGTAGGAGAGTCATGGCTGCTTTGCCTGTGATCAACAGGGATTTACTGGTATCATCATGCGGGTTGGATACCTGCAATTCCGGTGTGACTACACCGCCGGATGCCGAAGTCTTCTCCCAATATTGGAACCATTCTAGAATGTCTTCCTTGGCGAATCCGAGTGTACCGTTTTTCATGTCATACAGTTGTTTACCCCTTTGTTTAAGAAAAATATCCATCCCGTCGACGGTGAAATTATAGGTTCCATAGAAGCCGTCCCCGAGTTTGTCGGATAACGCCTTGCTGATGGCGGCGTAGTCCGCCCAGTCCCAATCCGAAGCTGGCAAAGGCACTCCGGCTTTCTCAAAGAGTGCCTTGTTAACAACAATTCCCCGTGCGTTCGCACCGGCAGAGATATGTTGCAACTTCCCGTCGAGACGTCCGTATTCGATCATCGTTTCATCCATACCATCGAGATTCAGTTCGTTGCCAACATAGGGGTCCAGGTTAAGCAGGACATCTTTTTGGGCATAATCAACGACATTTCCACCGAGGAAAAAGATATCCGGTGCTGTGCCTGATGCCAACTGGGTATTTAGCTTGTCGAAATATCCAGAGGAGGGTGCAAATTCACCTGAAATTTTAATATCCGGATGTTTTGCCTGAAAGATCTTCAGGGCTTCATTCGTAATATCTGCCCGTTTCTGGTCACCCCACCACATGATGCGAAGTTCGACCTGTCCGCCCTCGGTAGTTCCATTGTTATTACCATCGCCTGTATTATTAGTAGCACCTGTATGGTCTGTTCCAGAGCAAGCTGTTACGAATAACAAAAGTGAAGTGATTATACCGATCATGAAACGTTTGAACATGGTGAATCCCCCTGACTATGGATAATGAGAAACGTGTTGTTACTTCAGACCTGTTGTCGCAATGCCTTCAAGGAAATATCGCTGAAACAGTAAAAAGATGATGGTCACGGGAAGCAGTGACAGGGTAGACATGGCGAGCAAAGCTCCCCAATCGGATTGTCCTGAGGGGTCAAAGAGAGACCGGATGCCCAGTTGCACGGTGAACAGATCAATTTTGCTCAGATAGATCATCTGGCTGAAAAAGTCATCCCAGCTCCACAGGAAGGTGAAGATCGCTGTTGTAATCAGTGCCGGAATGAGCAGAGGCACTACGATTCTGAAAAAGATCTGTGATTGCCCGCAACCGTCAATGGTTGCACTCTCGTCCAATTCCCGCGGTATACCGCGTATGAATTGGACCATGAGCAAGATGAAGAAGGAATCCTGCGCGAGCCACTTGGGCAGAATCAGCGGGAAATACGTATTAATCCATTGAAGCTCATTATAGAGAATGTACTGGGGCACCAGAGTAACATGGTAAGGCAACATAATTGTGATCAACATCATGCTGAACCACAGGCCTTTGAATCTGAACTTCAATCTGGAGAAAGCAAAGGCTGCAAGGGAACAGGAGATCACATTACCCAGCACACTCATGACCGAGATCAGCACGGAGTTGCCGAAGAAACGGCCAAAGGAGATGCCCTGCAGACCTTTCCAGCCATTAATATAGTGCTCCAGCGTGAAGCTGGTTGGCAAAAGACTGCCACTGGTGAAAATGAGATGGTTCGGTTTAAACGAACTGAGAATTAACCATAGTACAGGATATAACATCAGGAGACCGAAAAGTATAATGGCGGCATGCCTCCCGGCCTGAACCAGTTGTCGTTTGATTGGCATATGCATTACCTCCCTTCCTGATTATCCCCGTAGAACACCCAAAATCGGGATGTAACAAAGACGATTGCGGTGAATACGCCGATAATGACCAACATGATCCAAGCCAGAGCCGAAGCATAACCCATATCAAAGAACGAGAAACCTTTCAGATACAAGTACAAGGTATAGAACATTGTTGCGTCGAGTGGCCCCCCGCGGCCATCTCCGATCACGTAAGCGGGTGTAAACGCCTGGAATGAATTGATCATGCTCATGATCAGGTTAAAAAAGATAACGGGGGAGAGCATGGGCAGGGTGATTCCGAAAAATTGACGTATCTTTCCCGCTCCATCGACATCGGAAGCTTCATACAAGTCTGCCGGGATCTGTTTCAGACCCGCAAGAAAGATGACCATGGCAGACCCAAATTGCCACACAGATAGCGTGATGATGGTATAAACCACATAATCCGGATGCGCAATCCAGGACGGACCAGAGATGCCAAACCAGCTTAGAAACTGGTTGACCAGTCCGTTCCCCTCAAAAAGTTGACGCCAGACGATTGCGATTGCGACGCTACCGCCCAAGAGGGAAGGGATGTAATATACGGTCCGGTAGATGCCGAGGGCTCGAATTCCTTTGTTCAGCGCCATTGCCACCATTAGAGCAAAGGCAAGCCTTAGAGGAACGGATAAAAAGACATAATAAAATGTCAGCCCGAGGGACCTGCGAAAGGTATCGTCCTCGGTAAAGATGTGAACATAGTTGCTAAGTCCAGTCCAAGTTGGTGATGACAGCAGATTGAATTTGGTCATGGATAAGTATAGGGACGCAATCATCGGTCCCAGTGTCAGACAGAAGAGTCCGATCAGCCAGGGCAGAAGAAACAAGTAGGCTGTGGTATTCTGCTGACCGTATAAGGGCTTGGTCTGTTTTTTCATCATGTGCCTCCCTTCTGAATCGATAAAATTCATGGTTAACCCCTGTGAATCCGCTTACAACATGTGTCGTTCTATGGGTAACCACATCATACCGGGGAAGGGGAGAAGCTTGAATCTTATTTCTTCGGATCATGATTATCGATTTTTTCGGAATGCTGCAACCGATAGTCTGAAGGACTCATGTTGAACATTCTTTTGAATTTCGAACTGAAATAACTTGGCGAACTGAAACCTGTCAGTTCAGTAATATCCCATACCGTTAATTGAGTATCCTTCAGCAGTTGCAAAGCATGTTTCATCCGAACACCCGTCACATATTGAACGAAAGAGGTACCTGCCCCTACCTTAAACAATTCGGAGAAGTAGGTAGGGTAATAGTTGAATCGTTCAGCGAGTAACGTCAACGTGAGCTCCTGCATGTAGTTCTCTTCGATATATCGCTTGGCTAACTCTATAACCGTCCCATCCCCATTTTCCGAAGGAAGTTGTTGACCCAGG of Paenibacillus sp. FSL R5-0517 contains these proteins:
- a CDS encoding extracellular solute-binding protein, whose product is MFKRFMIGIITSLLLFVTACSGTDHTGATNNTGDGNNNGTTEGGQVELRIMWWGDQKRADITNEALKIFQAKHPDIKISGEFAPSSGYFDKLNTQLASGTAPDIFFLGGNVVDYAQKDVLLNLDPYVGNELNLDGMDETMIEYGRLDGKLQHISAGANARGIVVNKALFEKAGVPLPASDWDWADYAAISKALSDKLGDGFYGTYNFTVDGMDIFLKQRGKQLYDMKNGTLGFAKEDILEWFQYWEKTSASGGVVTPELQVSNPHDDTSKSLLITGKAAMTLLPSNQLAAFQSLTEDPLVLLPVPRGPKGTGVVFESSQGLSGYANTKHPKEVAMLMDFWIHDPEAAKILGNDRGVPVTKANRTLLQEGAGPVEEIVYNYTNLVSEATKTEPFDVSYNPPGFAEFSKLAQTTNQEIGFGRKSVEQAVSDFYNGTVRIFESNQ
- a CDS encoding carbohydrate ABC transporter permease, giving the protein MPIKRQLVQAGRHAAIILFGLLMLYPVLWLILSSFKPNHLIFTSGSLLPTSFTLEHYINGWKGLQGISFGRFFGNSVLISVMSVLGNVISCSLAAFAFSRLKFRFKGLWFSMMLITIMLPYHVTLVPQYILYNELQWINTYFPLILPKWLAQDSFFILLMVQFIRGIPRELDESATIDGCGQSQIFFRIVVPLLIPALITTAIFTFLWSWDDFFSQMIYLSKIDLFTVQLGIRSLFDPSGQSDWGALLAMSTLSLLPVTIIFLLFQRYFLEGIATTGLK
- a CDS encoding sugar ABC transporter permease is translated as MKKQTKPLYGQQNTTAYLFLLPWLIGLFCLTLGPMIASLYLSMTKFNLLSSPTWTGLSNYVHIFTEDDTFRRSLGLTFYYVFLSVPLRLAFALMVAMALNKGIRALGIYRTVYYIPSLLGGSVAIAIVWRQLFEGNGLVNQFLSWFGISGPSWIAHPDYVVYTIITLSVWQFGSAMVIFLAGLKQIPADLYEASDVDGAGKIRQFFGITLPMLSPVIFFNLIMSMINSFQAFTPAYVIGDGRGGPLDATMFYTLYLYLKGFSFFDMGYASALAWIMLVIIGVFTAIVFVTSRFWVFYGDNQEGR